One Hermetia illucens chromosome 4, iHerIll2.2.curated.20191125, whole genome shotgun sequence DNA segment encodes these proteins:
- the LOC119655284 gene encoding odorant receptor 46a-like: MDRTSDLLRIHVSVFNFFGVWRSEDKKKDLLNYFRAFFFMVCLVSLSTVLMFVSSFQQTEFVEIIITPLYTGNAVLTMVKTLIFYIKTEKIKNFLSKLDKIPFFTEVGEKDTKISTVRKIKLLPKILGVLLTSLCSSVLLTPVILGEITTVRTLPNWYPFEWEGKVGLCSVLFIFEFSASFTYIILHLTADTFMACVLLIIGGQLQSLGYRLKNLPVEDAPMWRIKFKEYVANYNSILRLTREFENIFSGMIFTQTLFSCLFICLSAFALGLANDTETYIRFLSFITSMLYEVFLVCYAGDSLTGKSEKLFFDLYSSPWPDIPQDCRKMVLILSMRLNNPIVIRFGFIQSLLLQTFTKIVDAAYKLYALLQQVPE, from the exons ATGGATCGGACAAGTGACTTACTTAGGATTCATGTGTCCGTTTTTAACTTTTTCGGAGTGTGGCGGTCAGAGGATAAGAAAAAGGACCTTCTGAATTACTTCCGAGCCTTTTTCTTCATGGTGTGCTTAGTTTCGTTGTCAACAGTTTTAATGTTTGTGTCCAGTTTTCAACAAACTGAGTTTGTGGAGATAATCATAACCCCGCTGTATACCGGGAATGCAGTGCTGACCATGGTCAAAACACTAATCTTCTATATAAAaaccgaaaaaattaaaaatttcctaAGCAAACTCGATAAAATACCGTTTTTCACAGAAGTTGGAGAAAAAGATACGAAAATTTCGACAGTACGGAAAATCAAGCTTCTACCAAAAATATTGGGAGTTTTATTAACTTCTCTATGTTCATCGGTATTGTTGACTCCTGTCATCCTTGGAGAAATTACAACAGTTCGAACACTCCCCAATTGGTATCCCTTCGAATGGGAAGGAAAGGTTGGGCTATGTTCGGTCCTATTTATATTCGAGTTTTCCGCCTCTTTCACTTACATCATTTTGCACTTAACTGCGGATACTTTCATGGCCTGTGTACTTCTGATTATTGGTGGACAACTCCAATCCCTTGGGTATCGGCTGAAAAATTTACCTGTTGAGGATGCTCCAATGTGGCGGATTAAATTCAAGGAATATGTCGCAAACTACAACTCCATATTGAG ACTAACCAGAGAGTTCGAAAATATATTCTCCGGAATGATATTCACCCAGACATTGTTCAGCTGTTTGTTCATCTGCCTGAGTGCGTTCGCGTTGGGGTTG GCGAATGATACTGAAACATACATACGTTTCCTTTCCTTTATAACGAGCATGCTCTATGAGGTATTCTTAGTGTGCTACGCAGGAGACTCTCTTACAGGGAAGTCGGAAAAACTGTTCTTCGATTTATATTCATCGCCATGGCCAGATATTCCTCAAGATTGTCGCAAAATGGTACTAATCCTTAGTATGAGACTCAATAATCCAATTGTCATTAGATTTGGGTTTATACAGAGCCTACTACTGCAAACTTTTACAAAG ATCGTTGACGCCGCTTATAAACTTTACGCTTTGCTGCAACAAGTTCCTGAATGA